From one Triticum urartu cultivar G1812 chromosome 3, Tu2.1, whole genome shotgun sequence genomic stretch:
- the LOC125544761 gene encoding heat stress transcription factor A-4b-like: MEGSGGSSSLPPFLTKTYEMVDEPATDAVVAWTPSGTSFVVLSQADFCRDLLPKYFKHNNFSSFVRQLNTYGFRKVDPEQWEFANEEFIRDQRHRLKNIHRRKPIFSHSSHTQGAGPLADSERRDYEEEIERLKCDNASLKLQLERKKTDMESKMKALEDKLFAIEGQQKNLISYVREIVNAPGFISSLVEQSDYHGKKRRLPKPISFHEDASTQGNQIMHCDMVNSPTHELFRASFDKMESSLNSLENFFKEASEAFGNDVSYDGDVPGHSSAVVLTELHSSGESEPHAQSPPSMMHTCSAGVGDSHSSRDIAESASCPESSPLPEAHSRADSRSKVSEIDVNLEPAVTETGPSRDQQPTQDPPADANDGFWQQFLTEQPGLSHAHQEAQSERRDREANQTTAGDRGSFWWGKSVEQMTEKLGHLTSAEKT, from the exons aTGGAGGGGAGTGGCGGGTCCTCGTCGCTGCCGCCGTTCCTCACCAAGACGTACGAGATGGTGGACGAGCCGGCCACGGACGCGGTGGTCGCGTGGACGCCGTCCGGCACCAGCTTCGTCGTCCTCAGCCAGGCCGACTTCTGCCGGGATCTTCTCCCCAAGTACTTCAAGCACAACAACTTCTCCAGCTTCGTGCGCCAGCTCAACACCTAT GGCTTTAGGAAGGTAGATCCAGAACAATGGGAATTTGCAAATGAAGAATTCATACGAGACCAGCGGCATCGGTTGAAAAATATCCATAGACGCAAGCCAATATTCAGCCATTCATCACATACTCAGGGTGCCGGACCATTAGCTGATAGTGAAAGGAGGGACTATGAGGAGGAAATTGAGAGGCTCAAGTGTGATAATGCATCACTAAAGTTACAGCTTGAAAGGAAGAAAACTGATATGGAGAGTAAAATGAAGGCTTTGGAAGACAAACTATTTGCTATCGAGGGTCAGCAGAAAAATCTTATATCTTATGTCAGAGAAATTGTGAATGCACCTGGATTTATTTCTAGCCTCGTAGAACAATCTGATTATCACGGAAAGAAGAGGAGACTGCCTAAACCAATTTCATTCCATGAGGATGCAAGTACTCAGGGGAACCAGATTATGCATTGTGACATGGTCAACTCACCAACTCATGAACTTTTTAGGGCATCATTTGACAAAATGGAATCATCCTTAAATTCCTTggagaatttcttcaaagaagCGAGCGAGGCATTTGGTAATGATGTTTCATATGATGGTGATGTCCCAGGTCATTCTTCAGCTGTTGTTCTTACAGAGCTCCATTCATCTGGGGAGAGTGAGCCCCACGCGCAATCACCTCCGTCCATGATGCATACTTGTTCAGCTGGTGTAGGAGATTCACACTCTTCTCGCGATATAGCAGAGTCCGCCAGCTGTCCAGAGAGTTCTCCGCTTCCCGAAGCTCATTCTCGTGCAGATTCACGATCTAAGGTCTCCGAGATAGATGTCAATTTGGAACCTGCTGTTACAGAAACTGGTCCATCGAGAGATCAACAACCCACCCAAGACCCTCCTGCTGATGCAAATGATGGATTTTGGCAGCAGTTTCTTACCGAGCAGCCTGGGTTATCCCATGCACATCAGGAGGCCCAATCAGAACGGCGAGACAGAGAAGCAAATCAAACAACAGCAGGAGACCGCGGAAGTTTTTGGTGGGGCAAGAGCGTCGAACAGATGACAGAAAAACTGGGGCATCTCACCTCAGCTGAGAAAACCTGA